In the Geobacter sp. FeAm09 genome, one interval contains:
- a CDS encoding NADP-dependent glyceraldehyde-3-phosphate dehydrogenase has translation MKQTIESLFPTEEHIPEPYRIETPIRQDYYLIDGELRRWDGPLQEVLSPVHVAVNGVPVPKRVGESPLLSEAAALETLQVAVGAYATGRGTWPTMSVGERIQCVQRFSNAMLGKQEEIVRLLMWEIGKSLQEAQREFERAAAYIRDTIEALKELDRVSSRFIIQQGIIGQIRRAPLGVVLCMGPYNFPLYETFTTLIPALIMGNTILLKPPRFGILLFQPLLEAFRDSFPPGVVNTVYGDGEVVVPPLLASGKVDVLGFIGTHRVADALRAIHPRPHRLRCVLGLDAKNPAIVLPDADLDLAVAECLRGSLTYNGQRCTALKIMFVHRSLADAFVERMSAGIGALKCGMPWDEGVTITPLPEPEKPGYLANLVQDAESRGARVVNRDGGTTGASFFYPALLYPVGPAMRVYDEEQFGPVIPVVPYDDIREPIDYVVASNYGQQASIFGRDSDLLAHLVDALVNQVCRININSQCQRSPDCFPFNGRKNSAEGTQSVADALRIFSIRIVVAARESEANREIISDIVKGRKSHFLSTDFML, from the coding sequence ATGAAACAGACCATTGAATCGTTATTTCCCACGGAAGAGCACATCCCCGAACCATACCGCATCGAGACGCCGATCCGGCAGGACTACTACCTGATCGACGGCGAGCTGCGCCGTTGGGACGGCCCCCTGCAGGAGGTCCTTTCGCCGGTCCACGTCGCCGTGAATGGGGTTCCCGTTCCGAAACGGGTGGGGGAGTCGCCCCTGCTCAGCGAGGCGGCGGCCCTGGAGACGCTTCAGGTGGCGGTGGGGGCCTATGCCACCGGGCGGGGAACCTGGCCGACCATGTCGGTGGGGGAGCGCATCCAGTGCGTGCAGCGTTTCAGCAATGCCATGCTGGGAAAACAGGAGGAGATCGTCAGACTCCTCATGTGGGAGATCGGCAAGTCCCTGCAGGAGGCGCAGCGGGAGTTCGAGCGGGCCGCCGCCTATATCCGCGACACCATCGAGGCGCTGAAGGAATTGGACCGGGTATCGTCCCGCTTCATCATCCAGCAGGGGATCATCGGCCAGATCCGCCGCGCTCCCCTGGGGGTCGTGCTCTGCATGGGGCCGTACAATTTCCCGCTCTACGAGACCTTTACCACCCTTATCCCCGCCTTGATCATGGGAAACACCATCCTGCTCAAGCCGCCCCGCTTCGGCATCCTGCTCTTCCAACCGCTGCTGGAGGCCTTTCGCGATTCGTTTCCGCCGGGGGTCGTCAACACGGTCTACGGCGACGGCGAGGTGGTCGTGCCCCCCCTGCTGGCATCGGGCAAGGTGGATGTGCTCGGCTTCATCGGCACCCACCGGGTCGCCGACGCGCTCCGCGCGATCCACCCCCGGCCCCATCGGCTGCGCTGCGTGCTCGGCCTGGACGCCAAGAACCCGGCCATCGTCCTGCCGGATGCCGATCTGGACCTGGCGGTGGCCGAATGTCTGCGGGGAAGCCTCACCTACAACGGTCAGCGCTGTACCGCGCTGAAGATCATGTTTGTGCACCGCTCCCTTGCCGATGCCTTTGTGGAACGTATGTCCGCGGGGATTGGCGCCCTGAAATGCGGCATGCCATGGGATGAAGGGGTGACGATCACACCGCTTCCGGAGCCGGAAAAGCCGGGCTACCTGGCGAATCTGGTGCAGGACGCCGAGAGCCGCGGCGCACGGGTGGTGAACCGGGATGGCGGCACCACCGGCGCTTCGTTCTTCTACCCCGCGCTGCTCTACCCGGTGGGCCCTGCCATGCGGGTCTACGACGAGGAACAGTTCGGCCCGGTCATCCCGGTCGTGCCCTACGACGATATCCGGGAGCCGATCGACTACGTGGTGGCCTCGAATTACGGCCAGCAGGCCAGTATCTTCGGGCGGGACAGCGACCTGCTGGCCCACCTGGTGGACGCCCTGGTCAATCAGGTCTGCCGCATCAACATCAACAGCCAATGCCAGCGGAGCCCCGACTGTTTCCCCTTCAACGGCCGAAAGAACTCCGCCGAGGGGACCCAGTCCGTGGCCGACGCCCTGCGCATATTTTCCATCAGGATCGTGGTTGCGGCGCGGGAGTCCGAGGCCAATCGGGAGATCATCTCCGACATCGTCAAGGGACGGAAATCCCACTTCCTTTCCACGGATTTCATGCTGTAG
- a CDS encoding DUF4403 family protein, which translates to MLSSCAGVTTLTAGPPRAEAFRSVLSKEVSTLNLPIEATTTELAAVLNRTVPKELYRGATRTSGLTADVVRNGPIAVTAADNYLYVTLPVAMSLSYGMFETPAVPLTLRFKATAGITPDWRLHAEISYQGLSDLLAEEVGIGPLSLKPRSIVEGITQPLQRVLSDLVTRKINELIPLKAQVAKVWNSARQPVPLDKNRSVWLKLTPHEVVMCPLSARDNRVKLSVGISTCAELVVGPEPAAQALPPLPSLKLVTTFDRTFRIALNADIFYKELRVIAAPLLLNKPFDSDGERIVVRGFDLYGNGDRLVIRLETQGALEGVFYLTAKPVYDPKTGIFSVEDVDFDMQTRSLLLQSADWFLHGAIRSVIQDKLNMNLNRQVEQSRQVAGKALARVPLMDRVFLRGDIKGLKFGDVIVQRDKISLQVYTEGESAIIFQ; encoded by the coding sequence ATGCTGAGCTCCTGCGCCGGCGTCACGACGCTGACGGCCGGACCACCGCGGGCTGAGGCCTTTCGCAGCGTACTGAGCAAGGAGGTTTCCACGCTCAACCTGCCGATAGAGGCAACCACGACCGAACTCGCCGCGGTTCTGAACCGGACGGTCCCCAAGGAGTTGTACCGGGGGGCCACCAGGACCAGCGGGCTGACCGCGGATGTGGTGCGCAACGGCCCGATCGCCGTCACGGCCGCCGACAACTACCTGTACGTCACCCTGCCGGTCGCCATGTCTCTCAGCTACGGCATGTTCGAAACCCCGGCCGTGCCCCTGACCCTGAGGTTCAAGGCCACTGCCGGCATCACCCCCGACTGGCGCCTCCATGCGGAGATATCTTACCAGGGATTGAGCGATCTCCTGGCCGAGGAGGTCGGCATCGGCCCCCTGTCGCTCAAACCGCGCAGCATCGTGGAGGGGATTACCCAACCCCTGCAGAGGGTCCTTTCCGATCTGGTCACCCGGAAGATCAACGAGCTGATCCCCTTGAAGGCGCAGGTCGCCAAGGTCTGGAACAGCGCCAGACAGCCGGTGCCGCTTGATAAAAACCGGAGCGTCTGGCTGAAGCTGACCCCCCACGAGGTTGTCATGTGCCCGCTGTCCGCCCGGGACAACAGGGTCAAGCTGAGCGTCGGCATCAGCACGTGTGCCGAACTGGTGGTGGGCCCCGAACCGGCGGCACAAGCGCTGCCCCCCCTGCCCAGCCTCAAACTGGTCACTACGTTCGACAGGACATTCCGCATCGCCCTCAATGCCGATATCTTCTACAAGGAGTTGCGTGTCATCGCCGCACCCCTGCTGTTGAACAAGCCGTTCGATTCCGACGGCGAACGCATCGTCGTCAGGGGGTTCGACCTGTACGGCAATGGCGACAGGCTCGTCATCAGGCTGGAGACCCAGGGGGCGCTGGAGGGGGTCTTCTATCTGACCGCCAAACCGGTCTACGACCCAAAGACCGGCATCTTTTCCGTGGAGGATGTGGACTTTGACATGCAGACCAGAAGCCTGCTGCTCCAGTCGGCCGATTGGTTCCTGCACGGCGCCATCAGAAGCGTGATTCAGGACAAGCTCAACATGAATCTGAACCGGCAGGTTGAACAGTCCCGCCAGGTGGCCGGAAAGGCGCTTGCCCGGGTGCCGCTGATGGATCGCGTGTTTCTGAGGGGCGACATAAAGGGGCTGAAGTTCGGTGATGTGATCGTACAACGGGATAAAATATCCCTCCAGGTGTACACCGAAGGGGAATCAGCCATTATTTTTCAGTAG
- a CDS encoding 2-dehydropantoate 2-reductase produces MNIAVVGAGAVGLYYGSLLQRAGHEVRFLLRRDYDAITRSGLTVTSPRGDFHLEEIRGFRDPRDMGTVDLVLIALKAFANRHLVEMVRPLVGSATALFTVQNGLGNEELLADAFGGERVLGGVAMIGVTRGEPGVVNHMALGSIRLGEFRGGRSPRSEQLAATFSAAGVTCEAVADLRKIRWEKLVWNIPFNGLCALTGQTPGKLLANPATRSLVAEIMDEVIAGGNAQGLSEPISPEYRDEMLASTVQHTSDYRPSMMVDRLEGRPLELEAIYRIPLRYAAQQGVPMVRVGMLHALLDLGEPIQP; encoded by the coding sequence ATGAACATTGCGGTTGTCGGGGCCGGTGCGGTCGGCCTCTATTACGGGAGCCTCTTGCAGCGCGCCGGTCACGAGGTGCGCTTTTTACTGCGGCGGGATTACGACGCCATCACCAGATCCGGCCTGACCGTCACGTCCCCCCGCGGCGATTTTCATCTTGAAGAGATCCGGGGATTCCGCGATCCCCGCGACATGGGGACCGTCGATCTGGTCCTGATTGCGCTCAAGGCCTTTGCCAACCGGCATCTGGTGGAGATGGTGCGCCCGCTCGTGGGCAGCGCCACCGCGCTGTTCACCGTCCAGAACGGCCTCGGCAACGAGGAGTTGCTGGCGGATGCCTTTGGCGGTGAGCGGGTACTGGGCGGGGTCGCCATGATCGGCGTTACCCGCGGCGAACCGGGGGTGGTGAACCACATGGCACTCGGCTCCATCCGGCTTGGGGAGTTTCGCGGCGGCCGTTCGCCGCGCAGCGAACAGTTGGCCGCCACCTTCAGCGCCGCCGGCGTTACCTGCGAGGCGGTAGCCGACCTCCGGAAGATCCGCTGGGAGAAACTGGTGTGGAATATCCCCTTCAACGGCCTGTGCGCCCTGACCGGCCAGACCCCGGGCAAACTGCTGGCCAATCCCGCCACCCGGTCCCTGGTCGCGGAAATCATGGACGAGGTCATCGCCGGGGGCAACGCCCAGGGGCTCTCCGAACCGATTTCCCCGGAGTACCGGGATGAGATGCTGGCAAGTACGGTCCAACATACCAGCGACTACCGGCCCAGCATGATGGTTGACCGGCTTGAGGGGCGGCCCCTGGAACTGGAGGCGATCTACCGGATTCCCCTGCGTTATGCGGCGCAGCAGGGGGTGCCGATGGTCCGGGTCGGGATGCTCCATGCCTTGCTGGACCTGGGGGAGCCGATTCAGCCTTGA